A genome region from Eremothecium gossypii ATCC 10895 chromosome VII, complete sequence includes the following:
- the GLR1 gene encoding glutathione-disulfide reductase GLR1 (Syntenic homolog of Saccharomyces cerevisiae YPL091W (GLR1)): MLRCREVYNICKGAMSNEVKHYDYLVIGGGSGGVASSRRAASYGAKTVLIEGKALGGTCVNVGCVPKKVMWYASDLAHRLLHARDYGLLQEVDISKEKLHFNWKEFAGKRNAYVERLNGIYERNLAKEGVEYVHGWARFNSEGQVEVTRPDQTTEKYTADHILIATGGEPVLPEGIPGAEYGVDSDGFFRLEEQPKKVVISGSGYIATEFAGVFNGLGTETHIVIRKDHVLTKFDPSIQEIVTEHYEKEGVNIHKKESIQRVEKDPNTGKLTVHLSGKIIEDVDQLVWAIGRKSLLGIAPENVGVKLGETGHVVVDEYQNTSTKGIYALGDVVGNMELTPVAIAAGRKLANRLFGPEQMRAQKQDYDNVPSVVFSHPEAGSIGLTEPQAIERYGKENIKIYQTKFTAMYYAMLEDKSPTKYKLICAGPEEKVVGLHIVGDGSAEILQGFGVAIKMGATKADFDSCVAIHPTSAEEIVTLK, from the coding sequence ATGCTACGTTGCAGAGAAGTATATAACATTTGCAAAGGAGCGATGTCGAACGAGGTAAAGCACTACGATTACTTGGTTATTGGAGGCGGATCCGGGGGCGTGGCGTCCAGTCGCAGGGCGGCGTCGTACGGTGCCAAAACGGTGCTTATTGAGGGCAAGGCACTGGGCGGGACGTGCGTGAATGTGGGGTGTGTGCCGAAGAAGGTGATGTGGTATGCGTCGGACTTAGCGCACCGGCTGCTGCACGCCAGGGACTACGGGTTGCTACAGGAAGTCGACATCAGCAAGGAAAAGCTGCACTTCAACTGGAAGGAGTTCGCGGGGAAGCGTAACGCCTATGTGGAGCGGCTGAACGGCATCTACGAGCGCAATCTCGCGAAGGAGGGCGTGGAGTATGTACATGGGTGGGCGCGGTTCAACAGCGAGGGCCAGGTCGAGGTCACGCGGCCGGACCAGACGACGGAAAAGTACACCGCGGACCACATCTTGATTGCAACGGGCGGAGAGCCGGTGTTGCCGGAGGGCATTCCCGGCGCGGAGTATGGTGTTGACTCGGACGGCTTCTTCCGCCTGGAGGAGCAGCCCAAGAAGGTGGTGATCTCGGGCAGTGGCTACATCGCGACCGAGTTTGCCGGTGTGTTCAACGGCCTGGGCACCGAGACCCACATTGTGATCAGAAAGGACCATGTTctgaccaagtttgacccGTCCATTCAAGAAATTGTCACTGAGCACTACGAGAAGGAGGGTGTGAACATTCACAAGAAGGAGAGCATCCAGCGCGTGGAGAAGGACCCGAACACTGGAAAGCTCACTGTGCACTTATCAGGTAAGATCATCGAGGACGTGGACCAGCTTGTGTGGGCCATCGGGCGGAAGTCTCTACTAGGGATTGCCCCCGAGAACGTGGGTGTCAAGTTAGGTGAAACGGGGCACGTCGTGGTGGATGAGTACCAGAACACCTCGACCAAGGGCATATACGCGCTCGGCGATGTTGTGGGGAACATGGAACTAACTCCAGTTGCCATTGCGGCGGGTCGGAAACTCGCCAACCGACTCTTTGGACCTGAGCAGATGAGAGCTCAGAAACAGGACTATGACAATGTCCCAAGCGTTGTATTCTCCCACCCCGAGGCCGGCAGCATTGGCCTGACCGAGCCACAGGCGATCGAAAGGTATGGCAAGGAGAACATAAAGATTTACCAAACCAAGTTCACCGCGATGTACTATGCTATGCTGGAGGACAAATCCCCAACTAAGTACAAGTTGATCTGCGCTGGACCAGAAGAAAAGGTTGTGGGACTGCACATCGTCGGAGATGGTTCTGCTGAGATCTTGCAAGGTTTCGGTGTTGCCATCAAGATGGGCGCCACGAAGGCCGATTTTGACTCTTGTGTCGCTATCCATCCTACTTCTGCAGAGGAGATCGTGACGCTTAAATAA
- the RPS6A gene encoding 40S ribosomal protein eS6 (Syntenic homolog of Saccharomyces cerevisiae YBR181C (RPS6B) and YPL090C (RPS6A); 1-intron): MKLNISYPVNGTQKTIEVDDEHRVRVFYDKRIGQEVNGEAVGDEFKGYVFKIAGGNDKQGFPMKQGVLLPTRVKLLMAKGTSCYRPRRNGERKRKSVRGAIVGPDLAVLALIITKKGDQEIEGITNESVPKRLGPKRANNIRKFFGLTKDDDVRDFVIRREVVKGDKTYTKAPKIQRLVTPQRLQRKRHQRALKVRNAQAQREAAAEYAQLLAKRLTEKKAEKAEERKRRASSLKA, from the exons ATGAAG TTGAACATTTCTTACCCAGTTAATGGTACGCAAAAGACCATTGAGGTCGATGACGAACACCGTGTCCGTGTCTTCTACGACAAGAGAATTGGCCAGGAGGTCAACGGTGAGGCTGTCGGTGACGAGTTCAAGGGCTACGTCTTCAAGATCGCCGGTGGTAACGACAAGCAAGGTTTCCCAATGAAGCAGGGTGTCTTGTTGCCAACCAGAGTCAAGTTGTTGATGGCCAAGGGCACTTCTTGTTACAGACCAAGAAGAAACGGTGAGAGAAAGAGAAAGTCCGTCAGAGGTGCCATCGTCGGTCCAGACTTAGCTGTTTTGGCCTTGATCATCACCAAGAAGGGTGACCAGGAGATCGAGGGCATTACCAACGAGTCTGTTCCAAAGAGATTGGGTCCAAAGAGAGCCAACAACATCAGAAAGTTCTTTGGTTTGACCAAGGATGACGATGTCCGTGACTTCGTTATCAGAAGAGAGGTTGTCAAGGGCGACAAGACCTACACCAAGGCTCCAAAGATCCAGAGATTGGTGACTCCTCAAAGATTGCAAAGAAAGAGACACCAGAGAGCTTTGAAGGTCAGAAACGCTCAGGCTCAAAGAgaggctgctgctgagtACGCTCAATTGTTGGCTAAGAGATTGACTGAGAAAAAGGCTGAGAAGGCTGAGGAGAGAAAGAGAAGAGCTTCTTCCTTGAAGGCTTAA
- the RLM1 gene encoding Rlm1p (Syntenic homolog of Saccharomyces cerevisiae YPL089C (RLM1) and YBR182C (SMP1); 1-intron), translating into MGRRKIAIEPITQDRNRTVTFIKRKAGLFKKAHELAVLCQVDVSVIILGNNNTFYEFSSVDTEDLLRHYRREDLPHDVKTPADYGKYTKKAKVVLNERRRRKQAKFAGEERAKSEGEEEEEEEERAATPEAKGARADGEPYAKRFKAEAPKFNPLQQHVQRQFHNLYSAAATFIDAQEPEPARQDAPAAAQTAQPAEAPQPPQPQRSQHPSMHPPFQKPFHPYHASGQAPAHDSSGARGALPARREPCLLNAGPAPEPAASPSAPMGTAKQATRPVLRVQIPTSNSTGSIKSQPSSHSSNDTIDHPKQSQFTKNGQLELPNPSGSRNDTPMSATAPGVPGSPLVAERPRNMDPMQSVGTGLLYNALPSAIAGSPSIQQYFATPLQPVAGAPNIITASQNAPFQAIQRQLQSVRRPGQNEPCGGPMSGTLPSKYVNDLMVASPNGSMAMFQEWPFNRPAPNASAAAANPLPSALNNNGSSGLTPYINGNAQTPLGARYFNFPNDTQSEEKPSEEKS; encoded by the exons ATGGGACGGCGCAAGATCGCAATTGAGCCTATCACGCAGGATAGGAACCGGACAGT GACGTTCATCAAGCGCAAGGCGGGGCTGTTCAAGAAGGCGCACGAGCTGGCGGTGCTGTGCCAGGTGGACGTGTCGGTGATCATCCTGGGCAACAACAACACGTTCTACGAGTTCTCGTCGGTGGACACGGAggacctgctgcggcacTACCGGCGCGAGGACCTGCCGCACGACGTGAAGACGCCGGCGGACTACGGGAAGTACACGAAGAAGGCGAAGGTGGTGCTGAAcgagcggcggcggcgcaagCAGGCGAAGTTCGCGGGGGAGGAGCGGGCGAAGAGCGAgggcgaggaggaggaggaggaggaggagcgggcggcgacgccggaggcgaagggcgcgcgcgcggacgGCGAGCCGTACGCGAAGCGGTTCAAGGCGGAGGCGCCGAAGTTCAAcccgctgcagcagcacgtGCAGCGGCAGTTCCACAACCTGTacagcgcggcggcgacgtTCATCGACGCGCAGGAGCCGGAGCCGGCGCGGCAGGacgcgccggcggcggcgcagacAGCACAGCCGGCGGaggcgccgcagccgccgcagccgcagcgATCGCAGCACCCGAGCATGCATCCGCCGTTCCAGAAGCCGTTCCACCCGTACCACGCCTCGGGGCAGGCGCCGGCGCACGACTCCTCGGGCGCGCGGGGGGCGCTGCCCGCGCGGCGCGAGCCGTGTCTGCTGAACGCGGGCCCTGCGCCGGAGCCGGCGGCGTCGCCGTCGGCGCCGATGGGCACGGCGAAGCAGGCGACGCGACCGGTGCTGCGCGTGCAGATCCCGACGAGCAACTCGACGGGCTCCATCAAGAGCCAGCCGTCCTCCCACTCCAGCAACGACACGATAGACCACCCGAAGCAGTCGCAGTTCACCAAAAATGGGCAGCTGGAGCTGCCGAACCCGTCCGGCTCTCGGAACGACACACCCATGTCTGCCACGGCACCAGGCGTCCCCGGCAGCCCGCTGGTGGCCGAGCGGCCGCGGAACATGGACCCCATGCAGTCGGTGGGCACCGGCCTCCTGTACAACGCGCTGCCGTCTGCGATCGCAGGCTCCCCCTCCATACAACAGTACTTTGCAACGCCGCTGCAGCCCGTAGCTGGTGCACCGAACATTATCACCGCCTCCCAGAACGCTCCGTTCCAGGCCAtccagcgccagctgcagtCTGTCCGACGGCCGGGCCAGAACGAGCCGTGCGGGGGGCCGATGTCCGGCACGCTGCCCTCGAAGTACGTCAATGACCTCATGGTAGCGTCTCCGAACGGCTCTATGGCCATGTTCCAGGAGTGGCCCTTCAATCGGCCAGCCCCGAACGCATCAGCGGCCGCCGCTAACCCCCTGCCGTCGGCTCTGAATAATAACGGGAGCAGCGGTCTGACACCGTACATCAACGGCAACGCACAAACACCGCTCGGCGCGCGCTACTTCAATTTCCCAAATGACACTCAGAGCGAGGAGAAGCCCTCCGAGGAGAAAAGCTGA
- the YDC1 gene encoding alkaline dihydroceramidase (Syntenic homolog of Saccharomyces cerevisiae YPL087W (YDC1) and YBR183W (YPC1)) gives MGYPGTEVSGYWGPPTATIDWCEENYVVSYYVAEWANTLSNAWFVALALYQLYSVRRHGLERRFAVTAAGMAAVGAGSWAFHMTLRYGCQLLDELPMVYVTCVPAWSVAGELGRGRQAGAALAAGAAALTAAYVWVYTDPFLHELGYAVITGYVVVCAVYLGRTRVRDAAARRGLAQCMVLGVGLFAAAYALWQLDVHCCGVWVRVRRQYLGLPLGLLLELHAWWHVLTGSGVYCVCVYLMYLRQLLHGRGEAFELVWRWRVLPELTRRGQRVRANYALTLLGPYAGRARAA, from the coding sequence ATGGGATATCCGGGCACAGAGGTATCAGGCTACTGGGGGCCGCCGACGGCGACCATCGACTGGTGCGAGGAGAACTACGTGGTGTCGTACTACGTCGCGGAGTGGGCGAACACGCTGTCCAACGCGTGGTTCgtggcgctggcgctgtACCAGCTGTACTCCGTGCGGCGGCACGGGCTGGAGCGGCGCTTCGCGGTGACTGCGGCGGGGATGGCGGCGGTGGGCGCGGGGTCGTGGGCGTTCCACATGACGCTGCGGTACGGGtgccagctgctggacgagTTGCCGATGGTGTACGTCACGTGCGTGCCTGCGTGGAGCGTGGCGGGCGAGCtggggcgcgggcggcaggcgggcgcggcgctggcggcgggcgcggcggcgctgaCGGCGGCGTACGTGTGGGTGTACACGGACCCGTTTCTGCACGAGCTGGGGTACGCGGTAATCACGGGGTACGTCGTGGTGTGCGCGGTGTACCTGGGGCGGACGCGGGTGCGggacgcggcggcgcggcgggggcTGGCGCAGTGCATGGTGCTGGGTGTGGGGCTGTTCGCGGCGGCGTACGCGCTGTGGCAGCTGGACGTGCACTGCTGCGGCGTGTGGGTGCGTGTGCGGCGGCAGTACCTGGGGCTGCCGCtggggctgctgctggagttGCACGCGTGGTGGCACGTGCTGACGGGGTCGGGCGTGTACTGCGTGTGCGTGTATCTGATGTAcctgcggcagctgctgcacggGCGCGGGGAGGCGTTCGAGCTGGTGTGGCGGTGGCGGGTGCTGCCGGAGCTGACGCGGCGGGGGCAGCGGGTGCGGGCGAACTACGCGCTGACGCTGCTGGGGCCGTACgcggggcgcgcgcgggcggcttag
- the ELP3 gene encoding Elongator subunit ELP3 (Syntenic homolog of Saccharomyces cerevisiae YPL086C (ELP3)), which produces MSRDLWSRCSLVLKSFRLLPCDEVEQARRKTRFCESSTPVLRMGGKVKGEKNNRQKLASEKERFLQCCSDITVELVESLSNGSTREVNLNGLITRYSKKYRLKQQPRLTDIINSIPDQHKKYLLPKLKAKPVRTASGIAVVAVMCKPHRCPHIAYTGNICVYCPGGPDSDFEYSTQSYTGYEPTSMRAIRARYDPYEQARGRVEQLKQLGHSIDKVEYIIMGGTFMSLPREYREDFIVKLHNALSGFNGSDIDEAIRYSQQSLTKCVGITIETRPDYCTRTHLDDMLKYGCTRLEIGVQSLYEDVARDTNRGHTVKSVCETFAVAKDAGYKIVSHMMPDLPNVGMERDIEQFKEYFENPAFRTDGLKIYPTLVIRGTGLYELWKTGRYKSYNANALVDLVARIMALVPPWTRIYRVQRDIPMPLVTSGVENGNLRELALARMKDFGTTCRDVRTREVGIQEVHHKVHPEQVELIRRDYYANGGWETFLSYEDPKQDILIGLLRLRKASKKYTYRKEFTAQRTSIVRELHVYGSVVPLHSRDPRKFQHQGFGTLLMEEAERIAREEHGSQKISVISGVGVRNYYARLGYELDGPYMSKSLI; this is translated from the coding sequence ATGTCACGTGACCTATGGTCTCGATGTTCGCTTGTTCTGAAATCTTTTCGCCTCTTACCATGCGATGAGGTTGAACAGGCGAGACGCAAGACTAGGTTCTGCGAGTCATCTACACCTGTGTTGAGAATGGGAGGCAAAGTCAAGGGCGAGAAGAACAACCGGCAGAAGCTTGCCTCGGAGAAAGAGCGGTTTCTGCAGTGCTGCTCGGACATCACGGTGGAGCTGGTGGAGTCGCTGTCCAACGGCTCCACGCGGGAGGTGAACCTGAACGGGCTGATTACCCGGTACTCCAAGAAGTACCGGCTgaagcagcagccgcggcttACAGACATCATTAACTCGATCCCAGACCAGCACAAGAAGTACCTGTTGCCGAAGCTGAAGGCCAAGCCGGTGCGGACGGCCTCCGGGATTGCGGTTGTAGCGGTGATGTGCAAGCCACACCGCTGTCCGCACATTGCGTACACGGGGAACATCTGTGTGTACTGCCCTGGCGGGCCGGACTCGGACTTTGAGTACTCCACGCAGTCCTACACCGGGTACGAGCCCACCTCGATGCGCGCGATCCGCGCGCGGTACGACCCGTATGagcaggcgcgcgggcgggtCGAACAGCTCAAGCAGCTAGGACACTCGATCGACAAGGTGGAGTACATCATCATGGGCGGCACCTTTATGTCGTTGCCGCGCGAGTACCGCGAGGACTTCATTGTGAAGCTGCACAACGCGCTGTCGGGCTTTAACGGGAGCGACATCGACGAGGCCATCCGCTATTCTCAGCAATCGCTGACCAAGTGCGTGGGTATCACCATCGAGACGCGGCCCGACTACTGTACGCGAACCCATCTCGACGATATGCTGAAGTATGGATGCACAAGACTTGAAATCGGCGTGCAGTCCCTATATGAAGATGTTGCACGGGATACCAACAGAGGACACACCGTGAAGTCCGTGTGCGAGACGTTTGCGGTTGCGAAGGACGCTGGCTACAAGATTGTGTCCCACATGATGCCTGACCTGCCCAACGTCGGCATGGAGCGGGACATCGAGCAGTTCAAAGAGTACTTTGAGAACCCAGCATTCCGCACGGACGGCCTGAAGATATACCCGACGCTCGTTATCCGTGGCACTGGCCTGTATGAGCTGTGGAAGACAGGCCGGTACAAGTCTTACAATGCCAACGCCCTGGTCGACCTGGTGGCACGTATCATGGCGTTGGTGCCGCCCTGGACCAGAATCTACCGTGTTCAGAGAGACATACCCATGCCACTGGTCACCTCGGGCGTGGAGAATGGGAATCTGCGGGAGCTCGCGCTAGCCCGGATGAAGGATTTTGGGACAACCTGCAGAGACGTACGCACTAGAGAGGTGGGAATCCAAGAGGTGCACCATAAAGTACACCCTGAGCAGGTGGAGCTGATACGCAGGGACTACTACGCGAACGGCGGCTGGGAGACGTTCCTCTCCTACGAGGATCCCAAACAGGATATCCTGATCGGTCTGCTCCGCCTGCGGAAGGCCTCCAAGAAATACACCTACAGGAAAGAGTTCACGGCACAGCGGACCTCGATCGTGCGGGAGCTGCACGTCTACGGCTCGGTCGTCCCGCTGCACTCGAGGGACCCGCGCAAGTTCCAGCATCAGGGGTTCGGCACGCTGCTCATGGAGGAGGCCGAGCGCATTGCCAGGGAAGAGCACGGCTCCCAGAAGATATCCGTCATCTCCGGGGTCGGCGTCAGGAACTACTACGCCCGGCTCGGGTACGAGCTGGACGGGCCCTACATGTCGAAGAGTCTCATATAA
- a CDS encoding threonine aldolase family protein (Non-syntenic homolog of Saccharomyces cerevisiae YEL046C (GLY1)) encodes MLPARYLTSRNDFRSDTFTLPTAEVWAAGAGASLGDTVYQEDTDTCALEARVAQEFGGARGGDAAGLMCVSTTMANQLAVRALLDRAPPYSVLCDRRAHVYVDECAGLAVLSQALVIPAEAANGRHLTLEDVQRAYVPDDGDTHGAPTRVVALENTLHGMCFPLEEMRRICDWAHAQGMLVHLDGARLWNAAAAQPGDAAAYMRRVCALFDSVSLCLSKSVGAPVGSVLVGGRDLIRRARHLQKQQGGGIRQAGFLARMADYCITKNVPGLGDVAARAAAFWRDLHDDLRDHHGMQLHLAHPVETNFVFIDLERSGIEPSRLLEFGAKNDVRLFDGRLAFHFQNVEDSSLAQLKQVFVDLAAYYREHPYVAPAGPQRRY; translated from the coding sequence ATGTTGCCGGCGCGGTATCTGACATCGAGGAACGACTTCCGGTCGGACACGTTCACGCTGCCGACGGCGGAGGTgtgggcggcgggcgcgggcgcgtCGCTGGGGGACACGGTCTACCAGGAGGACACGGACACGTgcgcgctggaggcgcGGGTGGCGCAGGAGTTCGggggcgcgcgcggcggggaCGCGGCGGGGCTGATGTGCGTGTCGACGACGATGGCGAACCAGCTGGCGGTGCGtgcgctgctggaccgGGCGCCACCGTACTCGGTGCTGTGCGACCGGCGCGCGCATGTGTACGTGGACGAGTGCGCGGGGCTGGCGGTGCTGTCGCAGGCGCTGGTGATTCCTGCGGAAGCCGCGAACGGGCGGCACCTGACGCTGGAGGACGTGCAGCGCGCGTACGTGCCGGACGACGGCGACACGCACGGCGCGCCGACGCGCGTCGTGGCGCTGGAGAACACGCTGCACGGGATGTGCTTTCCGCTGGAGGAGATGCGGCGCATCTGCGACTGGGCGCACGCGCAGGGGATGCTAGTGCACCTCGACGGCGCGCGGCTGTGGaacgcggccgcggcgcagcCGGGCGACGCGGCGGCGTACATGCGGCGCGTGTGCGCGCTGTTCGACTCCGTGTCGCTGTGCCTGTCGAAGTCCGTGGGCGCGCCGGTGGGCTCCGTGCTGGTGGGCGGCCGCGACCTGAtccggcgcgcgcgccaccTGCAGAAGCAGCAGGGCGGCGGCATCCGCCAGGCCGGGTTTCTGGCGCGCATGGCGGACTACTGCATCACGAAAAACGTGCCTGGGCTGGGCGACgtcgctgcgcgcgcggcggcgttcTGGCGGGATCTGCACGACGACCTGCGTGACCACCACGGTATGCAGCTGCATCTAGCGCACCCGGTGGAGACCAACTTTGTGTTCATAGACCTGGAGCGCTCGGGCATCGAGCCCTCGAGGCTGCTGGAGTTCGGCGCCAAGAACGACGTGCGGCTTTTCGACGGGCGGCTGGCGTTCCACTTCCAGAATGTGGAGGACAGCTCGCTGGCGCAGCTCAAGCAAGTCTTTGTCGACCTGGCCGCCTATTACCGAGAGCATCCGTACGTGGCCCCCGCTGGCCCCCAACGCCGCTACTAG